One genomic window of uncultured Erythrobacter sp. includes the following:
- the topA gene encoding type I DNA topoisomerase — protein MQLVIVESPAKAKTIEKYLGADFKVLASYGHVRDLPPKDGSVRPDEDFAMDWELYRDKQKRFKEIADAAKDASRLVLATDPDREGEAISWHVQELLKKRKALPTKVDRVTFNAITKAAVTEAMKSPRELDQPLIDAYLARRALDYLFGFTLSPVLWRKLPGAKSAGRVQSVALRLIVDREREIEAFRPDEYWSVLAKLQHDGSEFDARLVKYKGEKLEKLSLGAEGIAMEAKAAVEAGRFTVEDIETKPLKRNPSPPFTTSTMQQEAARKLGFSASHTMRCAQSLYEAGAITYMRTDGVQMDMSAIMAARDAISERFSDDYRPEKPRFYSTKAKNAQEAHEAIRPTNFARDKAGTGDEAKLYSLIFKRAMASQMAAAQLERTTVTLRDATGQHELRATGQVIKFPGFFAVYQEGFDDRKDEDEEGLLPAMKDGDTPAKTAVEANQHFTQPPPRFSEASLVKRLEELGIGRPSTYASTIQTLRDRDYVRMEKNRFFAEDSGRLLTAFLERFFPTYVAYEFTAGMEDELDTVSDGREDYKELLASFWKDFKPKTEEVMEKLPSEVTEVLDEYLSDYLFPPRDDGKDARFCPLCETEGREGGKLSLRGGRFGAFIACANYPECKFTRRFAQPGGDGDDGSQDGVMGQHPETGADIHRKSGRFGPYVEMEVDEKKKRASIPKDLDDFDLEWAAKLLDLPRIIGAHPETGNEIEAAIGRYGPYLRHDGKYAKLQSTRDVFETGMNAAVTLLAEAANRKGGGRGKAEPIKTLGEHPTSGGEIKVMPGRYGPYVTDGTTNATIPKDVKPEDVEAAQAIELIDARAAKGPAKKKRKKAAPKKKAAAKKKAPAKKKAPAKKTSTPAE, from the coding sequence CGTCGAATCGCCCGCCAAGGCGAAGACCATCGAAAAATATCTGGGCGCGGACTTCAAGGTTCTCGCCAGCTACGGCCATGTCCGCGATTTGCCGCCCAAGGACGGGAGCGTGCGTCCGGACGAGGATTTCGCGATGGATTGGGAACTGTATCGCGACAAGCAGAAGCGCTTCAAGGAAATCGCCGATGCGGCCAAGGACGCATCGCGGCTGGTGCTGGCGACCGACCCCGACAGGGAAGGTGAGGCAATCAGTTGGCACGTTCAGGAGCTGCTGAAGAAGCGCAAGGCGCTACCGACCAAGGTCGATCGGGTGACCTTCAACGCGATCACTAAGGCCGCGGTTACCGAGGCGATGAAGAGCCCGCGCGAGCTCGATCAGCCGCTGATCGACGCGTATCTGGCGCGCCGTGCGCTGGATTACCTGTTCGGTTTCACGCTCTCGCCGGTGCTATGGCGCAAGCTGCCAGGTGCGAAATCGGCTGGCCGGGTGCAATCAGTTGCGCTGAGACTGATCGTTGACCGCGAGCGTGAGATCGAGGCGTTCCGACCTGACGAATACTGGTCGGTGCTCGCGAAGCTCCAGCATGACGGCAGTGAGTTCGATGCGCGGCTGGTCAAGTACAAGGGTGAGAAGCTCGAGAAGCTCTCACTTGGTGCCGAAGGTATCGCGATGGAGGCTAAGGCTGCTGTCGAAGCGGGCCGCTTTACGGTCGAGGACATCGAGACCAAGCCGCTCAAGCGCAATCCCTCGCCGCCATTCACGACATCGACCATGCAGCAGGAGGCTGCGCGCAAGCTTGGCTTCTCTGCCAGTCACACGATGCGGTGTGCGCAGTCGCTCTACGAAGCGGGCGCGATCACCTATATGCGGACCGACGGCGTGCAGATGGATATGTCTGCCATCATGGCCGCACGCGATGCCATTTCGGAGCGATTCAGCGACGATTACCGACCCGAGAAACCGCGTTTTTACAGCACCAAAGCGAAGAATGCTCAGGAAGCGCATGAGGCAATCCGTCCGACTAACTTCGCGCGCGATAAGGCTGGAACCGGCGACGAGGCCAAGCTCTATTCGCTGATCTTCAAGCGTGCAATGGCGAGCCAGATGGCCGCAGCCCAGCTTGAACGCACTACCGTTACTTTGCGGGATGCCACTGGTCAGCATGAACTGCGCGCGACCGGTCAGGTGATCAAGTTCCCCGGCTTCTTCGCGGTCTATCAGGAAGGCTTCGACGACAGAAAGGACGAGGATGAAGAGGGCCTGCTGCCCGCGATGAAGGACGGCGACACGCCGGCCAAGACGGCGGTTGAAGCCAACCAGCACTTCACCCAGCCGCCGCCGCGTTTCTCGGAAGCCTCGCTCGTCAAAAGGCTCGAAGAACTCGGTATCGGGCGTCCGTCAACCTATGCCTCGACCATTCAGACATTGCGCGACCGCGACTATGTGCGGATGGAGAAGAACCGCTTCTTCGCCGAGGATAGCGGACGACTGTTGACGGCGTTCCTCGAACGCTTCTTCCCGACCTATGTCGCCTACGAATTCACCGCCGGTATGGAGGATGAACTCGATACGGTTTCCGACGGGCGCGAGGACTATAAGGAACTGCTCGCCAGCTTCTGGAAAGACTTCAAGCCTAAGACCGAAGAGGTGATGGAGAAGCTGCCTTCGGAAGTTACCGAGGTGCTCGACGAATACCTTTCCGACTACCTCTTCCCGCCGCGTGACGACGGTAAGGACGCGCGGTTCTGCCCACTTTGCGAAACCGAAGGGCGCGAAGGCGGTAAGCTGTCGCTGCGCGGCGGCCGGTTTGGCGCATTCATCGCCTGTGCGAACTATCCGGAATGCAAGTTCACCCGCCGGTTTGCCCAGCCAGGCGGCGATGGTGACGATGGCAGCCAGGATGGCGTGATGGGTCAGCACCCGGAAACAGGCGCGGACATTCACCGCAAATCCGGCCGGTTTGGCCCCTATGTCGAAATGGAAGTCGACGAGAAGAAAAAGCGCGCTTCGATCCCTAAAGACCTCGACGATTTCGATCTCGAATGGGCGGCGAAGTTGCTCGATCTTCCGCGCATCATTGGCGCACACCCCGAGACCGGCAATGAGATCGAAGCTGCGATCGGCCGCTATGGTCCATATCTGCGCCACGATGGCAAATACGCCAAACTGCAGAGCACGCGCGATGTGTTCGAAACCGGTATGAACGCGGCGGTGACTCTGCTGGCCGAAGCCGCCAATCGCAAGGGCGGCGGGCGCGGCAAGGCGGAGCCAATCAAGACACTTGGCGAACACCCGACCAGCGGCGGCGAGATCAAGGTCATGCCGGGACGCTACGGCCCCTATGTCACCGACGGCACGACCAATGCGACGATCCCGAAGGATGTGAAACCTGAGGATGTCGAAGCCGCGCAAGCGATTGAGCTGATCGATGCCCGCGCGGCCAAGGGACCGGCGAAAAAGAAGCGCAAGAAGGCCGCGCCGAAGAAGAAAGCGGCTGCGAAGAAGAAGGCTCCCGCCAAAAAGAAGGCGCCTGCAAAGAAAACTTCGACGCCCGCAGAATGA
- a CDS encoding response regulator encodes MYDNEDAWNAPSEDEGPVADTDAIVRAAKAMRDGTPVDEVRQAKAKVCLIVDDSRVIRKVSSKIVKSLGYVPIEAQDGQEALSRCNQAMPELILTDWNMPEMDGIEFVKQLRAIPTPKAPTVVFCTSNGEAADIHEGIGAGADDYIVKPFDESALKAKLEKLGQS; translated from the coding sequence GTGTACGACAATGAAGATGCTTGGAACGCGCCTTCCGAAGACGAAGGCCCGGTCGCCGACACCGACGCAATCGTCCGCGCGGCAAAGGCGATGCGCGATGGCACGCCTGTCGACGAAGTCCGTCAGGCCAAAGCCAAAGTCTGTCTGATCGTCGATGACAGCCGCGTGATCCGCAAAGTCTCGAGCAAGATTGTGAAGAGCCTCGGCTATGTCCCGATCGAAGCGCAAGACGGGCAAGAGGCCCTTTCACGCTGCAACCAGGCTATGCCCGAACTTATCCTGACCGACTGGAACATGCCGGAAATGGACGGCATCGAATTCGTCAAGCAACTGCGCGCAATCCCGACTCCGAAGGCGCCGACCGTGGTGTTCTGCACTTCGAACGGAGAGGCGGCTGATATCCACGAAGGAATCGGCGCCGGGGCCGACGACTACATCGTCAAGCCGTTCGACGAGAGCGCTCTGAAGGCGAAGCTGGAAAAGCTCGGGCAGAGCTAA